One window from the genome of Gimesia aquarii encodes:
- a CDS encoding ABC transporter ATP-binding protein: MIIVKDLTRVFEASSQDVLAVDQISFQVQQGEVYGLLGPNGAGKTTTLRMILGLLKPTSGDAEVEGFLVSSHPDEIKRRVGLVSTSAGLYQWLTPREILFFFADVYGVSKQQATERIRALSRLFDITAFLDRRSATLSTGQKQRVNLARSLIHNPPVMLMDEPTRGLDVVGSKVIFDYIDHLRDEGKAVIVCTHRLDEAEQLCDRLGLMHQGKKRYEGTLTELQEVTSCQTLTQIFLQLLDDPVEQDETIPAIQEKVI; this comes from the coding sequence ATGATAATCGTAAAAGACCTCACGCGAGTATTCGAAGCGAGTAGTCAGGATGTCCTGGCGGTCGACCAAATCTCGTTTCAAGTACAACAGGGTGAGGTTTATGGTTTATTGGGACCCAATGGAGCCGGTAAAACAACCACGCTCAGAATGATTCTGGGATTATTGAAACCTACTAGCGGCGATGCAGAAGTGGAAGGGTTTCTGGTCTCAAGTCATCCCGATGAAATCAAACGGAGGGTGGGCTTAGTATCGACCAGTGCGGGGCTGTATCAATGGTTGACCCCTCGTGAAATTCTGTTTTTCTTTGCTGACGTTTATGGTGTTTCCAAGCAGCAAGCTACGGAACGCATTAGAGCACTCTCTCGTCTCTTTGATATTACCGCGTTTCTGGATCGCCGATCTGCCACATTGAGTACGGGGCAAAAGCAACGTGTGAATCTGGCAAGATCGCTCATTCATAATCCTCCTGTCATGCTCATGGATGAACCGACCCGTGGCCTGGATGTGGTTGGCAGTAAAGTCATTTTTGATTACATTGATCACCTGCGCGATGAAGGGAAAGCGGTCATAGTCTGTACGCATCGGCTGGACGAAGCAGAACAACTCTGTGATCGTTTAGGCTTGATGCATCAGGGGAAAAAACGATACGAAGGTACTCTGACAGAATTGCAAGAAGTGACATCGTGTCAGACATTGACGCAGATTTTCTTGCAGTTATTGGACGACCCTGTTGAACAGGATGAAACCATACCTGCTATTCAAGAGAAAGTGATTTAA
- a CDS encoding ABC transporter permease subunit/CPBP intramembrane protease, whose translation MSSPSSSDSQDHMPGSTITFRFSGLLKKELREILRDRRTIITLILMPVLVYPLLGLMLQKFFISQMTNLGKVEYQIVLPNEPEAKLFRDVFAHGEQLLTLKEYQEFSDSEKTKSDETLEDFQQEDPEIKILMADHEEHVQSLETLVREGSVDIGVRFVSSGKLEQHPDINKLNGSFEIIYGAQSRHSRRVADYVEQRLQAVRWNYRDRLLRDFGESDAVPFVTSVSAVNTDSVQAFSLVTIVPLILILMTVTGAVYPAIDLTAGERERGTLETLMAAPLPRMWILSAKFIAVLFVAILTALVNMTAMLATAYANGLETVLFGAGMTPFVLLEILLLLVIFAAFFSAVLLCLTSFARSFKEAQAYLIPLMLISMAPGILGMVPDLKMTPMWAVIPLANIVLLSRDFLLQEAQQGLVFLSVISTLFYGVIALGIAARIFGADTILYQSHTTWTDLLKRSQKKHLVPALNNAMICLAVLFPVFILSSSLVGRLGEISMSQRLLVSGTLTFSLFLLIPLLFARMGGVKLKTGFRWFPPKVLACLGAILLGFTLWPFAYEIEILSLNNDRIESLSKMFESLKLELGSVPLWVKLISLAVLPAVCEELFFRGYLLSALLNRFSSTPAILISSFLFALFHVIVRDSLFIERFFPSFLMGLSLGYVNVLARSVIPGIMLHMIHNGLLITIANYQDAFSEWEVNLENQKHLPMLWLGTSLVLVIVGFTLIYLSNRNQLATTNSLTKKN comes from the coding sequence ATGTCGTCGCCTTCTAGTTCAGATTCGCAGGATCACATGCCTGGCTCAACGATAACGTTTCGGTTTTCAGGTCTCTTAAAAAAAGAACTGCGCGAAATTCTGCGCGATCGTCGTACTATTATTACTTTGATTTTAATGCCAGTGCTGGTTTATCCCTTGTTGGGGTTAATGCTGCAAAAGTTCTTTATCAGCCAGATGACGAATCTAGGAAAAGTGGAATATCAAATTGTACTGCCCAATGAACCTGAAGCGAAGCTATTCCGAGACGTGTTCGCTCATGGAGAACAACTCCTGACGTTAAAAGAATATCAAGAGTTTTCAGATTCAGAAAAGACAAAGTCAGACGAGACACTCGAAGATTTCCAGCAGGAAGATCCAGAAATCAAGATATTGATGGCGGATCACGAAGAGCATGTGCAAAGCCTGGAAACTTTAGTTCGCGAAGGATCTGTTGATATTGGAGTCCGATTTGTTTCAAGTGGTAAGCTGGAACAACATCCTGATATCAACAAGCTGAATGGAAGTTTTGAAATTATCTACGGAGCTCAATCGAGACACAGTCGTCGTGTTGCCGATTATGTGGAGCAACGTTTGCAGGCGGTCAGGTGGAATTACCGGGACCGGCTTTTGAGGGATTTTGGTGAAAGCGATGCCGTACCTTTCGTGACATCGGTTTCTGCGGTCAACACAGATTCGGTACAGGCATTCTCGCTGGTCACAATTGTGCCTCTGATTTTAATTCTAATGACGGTTACAGGTGCTGTTTATCCCGCCATTGACTTAACAGCAGGGGAACGTGAACGAGGCACGCTCGAAACCTTAATGGCAGCTCCCCTACCGCGGATGTGGATTTTAAGTGCTAAATTCATCGCAGTCTTATTTGTGGCGATCCTGACAGCGCTGGTCAATATGACAGCTATGCTCGCGACCGCTTATGCCAACGGATTGGAAACGGTCTTGTTTGGTGCAGGTATGACTCCTTTTGTTTTGCTTGAGATCTTGCTGTTGCTAGTGATTTTTGCGGCTTTCTTTTCTGCTGTATTATTGTGTCTGACCAGTTTTGCGCGCAGTTTTAAAGAAGCTCAGGCGTATTTGATTCCACTGATGTTGATTTCAATGGCACCCGGGATTTTGGGAATGGTACCCGATTTAAAGATGACTCCGATGTGGGCCGTCATTCCCTTAGCAAATATTGTGTTATTAAGCCGCGACTTTCTTCTCCAGGAAGCACAGCAGGGCTTAGTGTTTCTCTCCGTGATTTCTACTTTGTTTTACGGTGTCATTGCGCTCGGAATCGCAGCTCGTATTTTTGGAGCCGATACGATTTTGTACCAGAGTCATACTACCTGGACTGATTTACTGAAGCGATCACAAAAGAAGCACTTGGTTCCCGCTCTCAATAACGCCATGATTTGTCTGGCGGTCTTATTTCCCGTTTTTATACTTTCTTCGTCACTTGTCGGGCGTCTGGGTGAGATTTCGATGTCCCAGCGTTTGTTAGTTTCAGGAACGTTGACCTTCAGCCTGTTTCTTTTGATTCCGCTGTTATTCGCACGCATGGGAGGTGTGAAATTAAAAACGGGATTCCGCTGGTTTCCCCCTAAAGTCCTGGCATGTCTGGGGGCAATCCTGCTGGGCTTCACCTTGTGGCCCTTCGCGTATGAAATTGAGATTCTCTCACTCAACAATGACCGGATTGAATCACTTTCCAAGATGTTTGAATCATTAAAACTGGAGCTGGGAAGTGTACCCTTGTGGGTGAAATTGATCTCATTGGCAGTCTTACCTGCAGTGTGTGAAGAATTATTTTTTCGCGGATATTTGTTAAGTGCCTTATTAAATCGATTTTCAAGTACACCTGCGATTCTGATTTCTTCATTCCTGTTTGCTTTGTTTCATGTGATTGTCAGAGATTCCCTGTTCATTGAACGTTTCTTTCCCAGTTTTTTAATGGGACTCAGTCTGGGATACGTGAATGTTCTCGCCCGCAGTGTGATTCCGGGTATCATGTTGCATATGATACACAATGGGTTGTTGATTACGATTGCCAATTATCAGGATGCGTTTTCCGAATGGGAAGTCAATCTGGAGAACCAGAAACATTTACCGATGCTCTGGTTGGGAACTTCTCTGGTTCTGGTGATTGTTGGATTCACACTGATTTATCTCAGCAATCGTAATCAGCTGGCTACTACTAATAGCCTGACTAAGAAAAACTAA
- a CDS encoding sulfatase family protein produces the protein MAVKWIGFILVCISVSSLPAADQQHPNIVVILADDFGVGDIRAHYPKNKIPTPYLDRLVQQGISYTDAHSGSAVCTPTRYGLLTGRYSWRTRMQEWVVAAYEPPLITEDRPTLPGFLKEQGYRTACIGKWHLGWNWPGAQPSRMTEKRNGQWKLQWDFTKPIKGGPTARGFDYYFGVDLPNLPPFAFIENDRLTTQPTAGFQLDHSEGIVLPRGFVGAPTAPGWRMQKILPEITKRAVQYVHDQAQQASPFFLYFSMTSPHEPVVPSAKFRGKSGIAPIADFVMETDWSAGQVIKAIDQAGIAENTIVIFTADNGHSHYTGWDDLINAGHFPSGPYRGHKGDIWEGGHRVPLVVRWPNRIKPGSESHQMVCLTDLFATNAEIVGAELPPVGAEDSMSFLPSLLGKKSDQHRTSLVSHSNHGEFAYRDGPWKIVFKMSGRNLQQSRGKPTITELYHLDSDIGEQKNLVKQRPKIVAQMTADFQKLIDQGSSRAGQISANDTQVRFDTIQERRWAPAQK, from the coding sequence ATGGCTGTGAAATGGATCGGGTTTATTCTGGTTTGTATCAGTGTCTCTTCACTACCAGCTGCCGATCAACAACATCCAAACATTGTTGTGATTCTGGCTGATGATTTTGGCGTGGGAGATATCCGGGCACACTATCCCAAAAATAAGATTCCCACACCTTATCTGGATCGCCTTGTTCAGCAGGGAATCAGTTACACCGACGCGCACAGTGGATCCGCGGTTTGCACGCCGACTCGCTATGGTTTATTAACGGGTCGCTATAGTTGGCGGACACGCATGCAGGAATGGGTTGTTGCCGCTTATGAGCCACCTTTGATTACTGAGGATCGTCCGACACTTCCTGGGTTTCTCAAGGAACAAGGCTATCGCACCGCCTGTATCGGCAAATGGCACCTGGGTTGGAATTGGCCTGGGGCGCAGCCGAGTCGGATGACGGAAAAAAGAAATGGGCAGTGGAAACTTCAGTGGGATTTTACAAAACCGATCAAAGGAGGGCCGACTGCGCGCGGCTTTGATTATTATTTTGGAGTCGATCTTCCCAACCTTCCCCCATTTGCATTCATTGAAAATGATCGTCTTACTACTCAGCCAACTGCAGGCTTTCAATTAGACCACAGTGAAGGGATTGTTTTACCGAGAGGTTTTGTCGGTGCACCCACGGCACCCGGTTGGCGCATGCAAAAGATTCTTCCAGAAATTACGAAACGCGCGGTTCAATATGTGCATGACCAGGCGCAGCAAGCCTCGCCGTTCTTCCTTTATTTTTCTATGACTTCGCCCCACGAACCGGTTGTACCGTCGGCAAAGTTTCGTGGAAAAAGCGGAATTGCTCCGATAGCTGATTTTGTGATGGAGACAGATTGGTCTGCCGGTCAGGTGATAAAAGCCATTGATCAAGCGGGCATCGCCGAAAATACCATTGTGATTTTCACGGCAGATAACGGCCATTCACACTACACCGGTTGGGACGATCTGATTAATGCAGGCCATTTTCCCAGTGGTCCCTATCGAGGACATAAAGGAGACATTTGGGAAGGCGGGCATCGTGTTCCGCTTGTCGTGCGCTGGCCGAACCGTATCAAACCTGGTTCTGAGAGTCACCAAATGGTGTGTCTCACTGACTTGTTCGCCACTAATGCAGAAATTGTGGGAGCAGAATTACCCCCAGTCGGGGCAGAGGATAGTATGAGTTTTCTGCCCTCTTTACTCGGTAAGAAATCAGACCAACATCGCACATCACTTGTCAGCCACTCCAATCATGGGGAATTTGCCTATCGTGATGGTCCCTGGAAAATTGTCTTTAAAATGAGTGGCCGCAATCTTCAACAATCTCGGGGGAAACCAACTATTACCGAACTTTATCATTTGGATTCTGATATTGGTGAGCAGAAAAATTTAGTGAAACAACGTCCGAAAATTGTTGCGCAAATGACCGCTGATTTTCAAAAACTAATCGATCAAGGCAGTAGTCGTGCCGGTCAGATCAGTGCCAACGACACGCAGGTTCGTTTTGACACGATTCAGGAGCGACGTTGGGCTCCCGCTCAAAAATAA